TACCGTCGCGACCCGGCGGCCGCTCAGGTCGTACACCACCAGCTCCACTTCCGCGCGAGCCGGCAGCGTGTACTTGAAGACCGTATCGTCCCGCGCCGGGTTCGGGTAATTCTGGAACAGGCCGAAAGACATCGGCTTGCCCGAGGGCGGCGTC
This genomic interval from bacterium contains the following:
- a CDS encoding T9SS type A sorting domain-containing protein; this encodes TPPSGKPMSFGLFQNYPNPARDDTVFKYTLPARAEVELVVYDLSGRRVATVAKDVREAGVYEERYGLTDDGGKPLPAGVYLYRLTAGADVATKKMAVTR